In the genome of Mauremys mutica isolate MM-2020 ecotype Southern chromosome 8, ASM2049712v1, whole genome shotgun sequence, one region contains:
- the LOC123376245 gene encoding plasma membrane calcium-transporting ATPase 1-like, whose product MTLEELRVLMELRSVDALKKIKESYGDVFGICTRLKTSPNTVCVDNHSATEEDENEMAWIEGTTILLSVACVVLATALNDWSKEKQFRRLQHHIEKEQKFAVVRDGQVIQIPITDIVVGDIVHIKYGDLLPADGVLLQGNDLKMDESSLTGESDHVKKTLSGDPMLLSGTHVMEGSGRMIITAVGINSQMGIILTLLGVGGELEKEKVKKKKKKQDGSPENSNKAKAQDYAATEMQPGTSKQSTNGDETVTRQSNLPKKEKSVLQGKLTRLAVQIGKAGLAMSTITVVVLIVYFLIKTFLIQKHTWTAQCTPVYIKYFLKFFIIGVTVLVVAVPEGLPLAVTISLAYSVKEMMKDNNLVRHLDACETMGNATAICSDKTGTLTMNRMAVVQAFISEMHHKIIPAHESIPQTTLNYLLTGISVNCAYTSKILPSEKESGLPRQIGNKTECALLGFLLDLKQDYQAVRNQIPEEKLYKVYTFNSDRKSMSTVLKNVDGSYQMFTKGASEIVLKKCNKILNAAGKPKPFNSKDSDDIVKNVVEPMASDGLRTICLAFRDFPAGQAEPDWDNENDIIMELTCIAVVGIEDPLRPEVPDAITKCQNAGITVRMITGDNINTARTIALKCGILHPGETFLCLEGKELNRLIHNGKGEIKQELLDKIWPTLRVLARSSPTDKHTLVKGIIDSTISEQRQVVAVTGDGTNDAPALKEANVGFAMGIAGTDVAKEASDIILTDDNFTSIVKAVMWGRNVYDSISKFLQFQLTVNVVAVIVVFVGACITQDSPLKTVQMLWVNLIMDTFASLALATEKPTESLLLRKPYGRNKPLISRTMMKNILGQAFYQLMVIFTLIFTGEKLFDMDSGRNAPLHSPPSNHYTIVFNTFVLMQLCNEINARKVHGERNVFEGIFSNAIFCAITAGTLIVQILIVEVGGKPFSCTELTVEQWLWSLFLGIGTLLWGQLITTIPNNYLKFLTELGHGPPKEEILEEELAEGAGEIDYAERELRRGQILWFRGMNRIQAQSRVVNAFRTSFYEELEKPQTQSSVRSLRESKQ is encoded by the exons ATGACCCTGGAAGAGCTGCGTGTCCTGATGGAGCTACGATCTGTTGAtgctctgaaaaaaataaaagagagttATGGAGATGTCTTTGGAATCTGCACACGGCTCAAAACATCCCC AAATACAGTGTGTGTAGACAACCATTCTGCTACTGAAGAGGATGAAAATGAGATGGCTTGGATTGAAGGAACTACAATTCTTTTGTCAGTAGCTTGTGTAGTATTAGCAACAGCATTAAATGACTGGAGTAAGGAGAAACAATTTAGGAGGTTGCAGCATCATATTGAAAAAGAACAGAAGTTTGCTGTTGTCAGAGATGGTCAAGTCATCCAAATACCCATAACTGACATAGTTGTCGGGGATATTGTGCATATCAAGTATGGTGACCTTCTACCAGCTGATGGTGTGCTTCTCCAAGGGAATGACCTCAAAATGGATGAGAGTTCACTCACAGGAGAATCTGATCATGTTAAGAAGACTTTGAGTGGAGATCCCATGCTGCTTTCTGGTACCCACGTGATGGAAGGCTCTGGAAGAATGATAATTACTGCAGTGGGTATAAACTCACAGATGGGAATTATCCTCACTTTgcttggggtgggaggagaactagagaaggagaaagtgaaaaagaaaaagaaaaaacaagatgGCTCTCCTGAGAACAGCAACAAAGCAAAAGCTCAGGATTATGCAGCCACAGAAATGCAGCCTGGAACTAGTAAACAAAGCACTAATGGAGACGAGACAGTCACCAGGCAATCAAATttgccaaaaaaagaaaaatcagtccTACAAGGGAAACTTACCAGATTAGCAGTTCAGATTGGCAAAGCAGGGTTGGCAATGTCTACaatcacagtggttgtccttatagtttattttttaattaaaacatttttgattCAGAAGCATACTTGGACTGCTCAGTGCACCCCagtttatataaaatattttctgaaGTTCTTCATTATTGGAGTTACGGTCTTGGTTGTAGCTGTGCCAGAGGGTCTCCCACTTGCTGTCACTATCTCACTCGCTTATTCTGTAAAGGAAATGATGAAAGATAATAACCTAGTGCGGCATTTGGATGCTTGTGAAACAATGGGCAATGCAACAGCCATTTGCTCAGATAAAACAGGAACATTAACTATGAACAGAATGGCAGTAGTCCAGGCTTTCATCAGCGAAATGCATCATAAAATTATTCCTGCACATGAATCAATTCCTCAGACTACTCTGAACTATCTTTTAACAGGTATTTCTGTGAATTGTGCTTACACTTCCAAAATATTGCCTTCTGAAAAAGAAAGTGGCTTGCCACGTCAGATTGGCAATAAAACTGAATGTGCCTTGCTGGGATTTCTTCTGGATTTAAAACAGGATTATCAGGCTGTAAGAAATCAAATACCAGAAGAAAAGTTGTATAAAGTATACACCTTCAATTCTGATAGAAAGTCAATGAGTACAGTACTGAAAAATGTTGATGGTAGTTACCAGATGTTCACCAAGGGTGCTTCTGAGATAGTACTTAAAAAATGCAACAAAATCTTGAATGCTGCTGGTAAACCTAAACCATTCAACTCAAAGGACAGTGATGATATTGTAAAAAATGTGGTTGAACCTATGGCTTCTGATGGACTCAGAACCATATGTCTAGCATTCAGAGATTTCCCAGCTGGGCAGGCTGAACCAGACTGGGACAATGAAAACGATATTATCATGGAACTTACATGTATTGCAGTTGTTGGCATTGAAGATCCATTGAGACCTGAAGTTCCTGATGCAATAACAAAATGCCAGAATGCTGGCATCACAGTGCGCATGATTACTGGCGATAACATTAATACTGCACGCACAATTGCTTTGAAATGTGGTATTTTGCATCCTGGGGAGACCTTCCTTTGCTTGGAGGGAAAAGAGTTGAACAGATTAATACATAATGGGAAAGGTGAGATTAAGCAAGAGCTCCTAGACAAGATTTGGCCAACACTTCGGGTGCTTGCAAGATCCTCCCCGACTGACAAACACACTTTGGTAAAAGGTATAATTGACAGCACCATCTCAGAACAGAGACAAGTTGTAGCAGTAACTGGTGATGGTACTAATGATGCGCCAGCACTGAAGGAAGCAAATGTTGGTTTTGCTATGGGCATTGCTGGAACAGATGTAGCTAAAGAAGCATCGGATATTATTCTCACAGATGACAACTTCACAAGCATCGTTAAAGCAGTTATGTGGGGCAGAAATGTATATGACAGTATCTCCAAATTCTTGCAGTTCCAGCTTACTGTCAATGTAGTAGCAGTAATTGTTGTATTTGTGGGAGCATGTATCACGCAAGATTCACCACTGAAAACTGTGCAGATGCTGTGGGTGAACCTCATTATGGACACATTTGCTTCTCTTGCTTTAGCTACAGAAAAACCAACTGAGTCTCTCTTGCTACGGAAGCCTTATGGAAGAAATAAACCCCTAATCTCCCGCACAATGATGAAAAACATTTTGGGTCAGGCATTCTATCAGCTCATGGTCATCTTTACACTTATTTTTACTGGTGAAAAGCTTTTTGATATGGACAGTGGAAGAAATGCTCCTCTGCATTCCCCACCCTCCAATCATTACACGATTGTATTCAATACTTTTGTGTTGATGCAGCTTTGTAATGAAATCAATGCCCGAAAGGTTCATGGTGAAAGGAATGTCTTTGAGGGAATATTCAGTAATGCCATCTTTTGTGCTATCACTGCTGGTACGTTAATTGTACAGATACTTATAGTAGAGGTTGGTGGGAAGCCCTTTAGTTGTACTGAGCTTACAGTAGAACAGTGGCTATGGTCACTTTTCCTAGGGATAGGAACATTACTGTGGGGCCAGCTGATAACAACAATTCCAAATAACTATTTGAAGTTCTTGACAGAACTTGGTCATGGGCCACCAAAGGAAGAAATCCTTGAGGAAGAACTAGCTGAAGGTGCAGGAGAGATTGACTATGCTGAAAGAGAATTACGTCGTGGTCAGATCTTATGGTTTAGGGGGATGAACAGAATTCAAGCTCAGAGCCGAGTGGTGAATGCATTTCGTACTTCCTTTTACGAGGAGTTAGAAAAACCACAAACACAAAGTTCAGTTCGCAGCTTAAGAGAATCTAAGCAATGA